The genomic DNA GGGAAGCATTGATTCCTTTCCCCAAAGTGAATTTGGTCAATGTATGCTTGTAATATTCGTAATAGCAACCTGACCATAACAAAGCTGTTGACAAAAGAAACTCCCGGTGAGGGGCAACTTTAGGGAAACTCACAGTCCAAAACATGCAAATGGATAAGAAAAAGTAATGGTGAAGAAGCACACACCAATAGACCTTGACATTGCAAGAACTCCAAAAACACGATGCCCATTCCACTGAATGACCTTGCCTCCAGCTGCCTCAATTCTTGCATATTCATCTTCTCGATTTGGCTGAGATAATATCAAcaacaaattatattaaatgGATATCTGCCTATAATCAATTATTACAACAAAAGATGTAAAACTACTGTTAAGAGGTCTATTACTTTATGATCAACTGACAATGCCATAGGTTCTTTCCCACGACATAGAACTGCTCTTGAATCTCCACAGTTTGCTACAATGATATGTGATGAACAAATAATGGCCACCACAGCAGTAGAACCAACAGTTTCTGGTGCGACAGGCTCAAGACTAGCTTTTCCTCCAATTTCGTCGTCAACCTTAAGAAAACAATCGGTGAAAGCTTTTCTCCACTGCTCTTCGCAACTTCCCTTGATACTTCCAACACTTAGGCCTCCCTTAACAAGTTCTATCTCCTCAGCCAAAGCCATATGGACACGATCACGACAATAGTTTGCAACCTGAACAAATAAGTTCCTCATGAGAATAAATTCCTTTGCAGAAGGACATATATGCATGAGTCggtagttgaaaaaaaaatcagaagaaaaCCAACAAGGatgcaaataaaataaatggtacCTGCGAGCCTCCATGGCCATCATAGACTCCAAAGAAATGAACAGTCTGGTGAGGTAAGAAATTAGTCATGCCATCAAGTACCCGGTCACCGATTAGCATTTGAACAGGAATCTTCAGAAAACGAGGTACCGCGGCAACTGCATCTTCCATCTCAGGTCTTCTTCCGCACATAGATGTAAATCCCCAAAGAGGCACATAATCCACCTCAAAAACACTGCGGCCAGATGTTCCACTCACCGCTCTTTCCAGAGGCAACTGAAGAAGAACTGCAGATGGCTTTGGATCAGAGCCATCGCCAATCTCTTCCTCAAGACTCACAGCCACAGCAACAGGATCACTCACGATCTCTGTCTCATCATTTGGTTCCACTGGATTGAAGGCCTTAGCAACAACATTAACACCGCATAAACTCCTCCCAGTTTCTATGGAACTCTGTGTTCCTACATCAGAAGAAGCCTCAAGAACCAAGATTTCCTCTCCACACAAACTACTGTTCTCACTCGCCACTGAAAGAGAACAAGAGCAATCAAGAATCTGATCACCCTCCAATGACAATGAATCATCTTCCTCGCTTTCCGGGGCTACTATCACATCATCCCCAGCAACCCAATTGCATTCATTTTGAGATACCATATCCAACATAAGAGCTCCTCCTCCCTTGTTCTTTTTCGGCACTGCAGCCGCCAAAATCCGAACTTCATTAGCCAAATCCTCAACACCAGCAGCAACCGTCTCAGTGGAAGCCTTAGTAACAGAATCAGACAATAAACCCCCCTTGTCTGCCATTAGCTTGAGTCTAGTGATATCTATGTGGGTAGCGATGGTTTGGTTATCACAGAGTGAGTTACCTACTCGAAATGGCACTGCGACCGCCGGAGACATCTCCTCCATCAATATCCCTATCTAGGCAGCACAAAAAGTTACCCTCCAACCCCTTTAAAATCAAACAGCCTGTCATTTTTCAACTAATCCATCACCTTCTTTTCTAATCGAGAATAATCTTGGAATTGGAATGGTGGGTTTCAACCGCTCATTTTCCATGCCTAAGAAAATCAAGTTAGACCAATAGAGGAAGCAAATTTCAGGTGATGTAACTCTATGTTTGAGCTAAAAAGGGTGGTGAAAGGGAAATGGGTAGTCAGATCTGGTCAACAACAACAGTGAATCCCAACTTCCATATATAGCAATACTAACCGAAAATGGATCGCATGGACCTGTCTAGAACTtatcaacttcttcttctctggAGTCTTCTTTATCTACCTCCATCAGCTACAATGAGAGAGAAACAACCAGAAAAGAACATTAAACGGAGACACACACCACAcaaaccaaaaggaaaaaaacaagtaaaatacaATTGTGACAACATaagtaaattaaatttgaaaccAACCCCTTATCCCTAACACAAGAAAGATGGAGAAAAGGGGGGGTCATGAGAAAGAACCAAAGAAAGGCCGAGTCCCAAGAATCAcaggaaaaccctagaaaagCACCCTTTTTCACATATTACTTGAGTTCCCTGGATCTAAGGCAACCCATCTCAGCCTCTTGCTCTTTAgccagctctctctctctctctctcaaataatTATGACAAATAATctagaaaagaaagtaaaagaagaaacGAAACAAGGAGTCGCCACCTAATTTGTCAACTGGACACTGATAAGTCTTCTCTTACCTcccactttctctctctctctctctctatggtATTGGTTCAAGAAattcttcctttcttatttCTCTCTTCCAGAGACTTTCacccatcaaagaaaaagaaaaaagaaaaggacttTTAACATCAGAAAGCGATGAAACgaataaaaatatcaagaaaCAAGGCATATGGGGCGGTCGctcaccattaaaaaaataacatctcAATGTGATCACGAAAAAGATAATACTTTTTATGTAAATGTTGATCTGGGTTGGGTGCCGAAACTTGGAAGAGCAAGAAAGCGAGTGAGAGGAAAGAGAATTAAGATGCAAGAAAATGAATTTGAGAGAAAAGCGAAAGGAGAAAGAAAGGCAAGTCAGAGGGAGGGAGTGTGGTGGGTGCGTGAGGGAGAGAAGGGAGGGAGAAATGGACAGGTGTCAAATCTAGAAGAGCATATTAAAGCATCTCCACCCATTTACATGCTCCTTCCCTTTTCATCCTCCACC from Corylus avellana chromosome ca6, CavTom2PMs-1.0 includes the following:
- the LOC132183807 gene encoding probable protein phosphatase 2C 6; protein product: MEEMSPAVAVPFRVGNSLCDNQTIATHIDITRLKLMADKGGLLSDSVTKASTETVAAGVEDLANEVRILAAAVPKKNKGGGALMLDMVSQNECNWVAGDDVIVAPESEEDDSLSLEGDQILDCSCSLSVASENSSLCGEEILVLEASSDVGTQSSIETGRSLCGVNVVAKAFNPVEPNDETEIVSDPVAVAVSLEEEIGDGSDPKPSAVLLQLPLERAVSGTSGRSVFEVDYVPLWGFTSMCGRRPEMEDAVAAVPRFLKIPVQMLIGDRVLDGMTNFLPHQTVHFFGVYDGHGGSQVANYCRDRVHMALAEEIELVKGGLSVGSIKGSCEEQWRKAFTDCFLKVDDEIGGKASLEPVAPETVGSTAVVAIICSSHIIVANCGDSRAVLCRGKEPMALSVDHKPNREDEYARIEAAGGKVIQWNGHRVFGVLAMSRSIGDRYLKPWIIPEPEVRFLPRTKDDECLILASDGLWDVMTNEEVCDLARKRILLWHKKNGVTLPTIRGEGIDPAAQAAAEFLSNRAIQKGSKDNITVIVVDLKAQRKFKSKT